In the genome of Tannockella kyphosi, one region contains:
- the trpD gene encoding anthranilate phosphoribosyltransferase — MIIEQAILKLSQREDIDYQMAKEVMDEIMSGNASDIQISSYLTALTIKGETIDEITASASSMREYCVRLLHDKEVLEIVGTGGDHSNSFNISTTSAIVIASSGVHVAKHGNRAASSMSGSADVLEALGVNIMSSPERSKEILDEVGICFLFAQKYHLAMKYVAKIRKELKFRTIFNILGPLSNPAGATMQVMGVYDESLVKPLAKVLCNLGVKRAMVVYGQDKLDEISMCAKTTVCEVKDGTYTYYEIEPEDFGYQTCQKDALLGGSPGVNASIALSVLNGEPGSCRQAVCLNAGAGLYVAGKTDTLEAGVRLAEQLIDSNSAFLKLQQFIKATNEEC, encoded by the coding sequence ATGATAATTGAACAAGCTATTTTAAAACTAAGCCAAAGAGAAGATATTGATTATCAAATGGCAAAAGAAGTAATGGATGAAATTATGAGTGGGAATGCGAGTGATATACAAATTAGTTCTTATTTAACAGCATTAACAATCAAAGGAGAAACAATCGATGAAATAACAGCATCTGCTTCTTCTATGCGTGAATATTGTGTCAGACTATTGCATGATAAAGAAGTATTAGAAATTGTTGGAACAGGAGGAGATCATTCTAACTCTTTTAATATTTCTACCACATCTGCTATTGTCATTGCATCAAGTGGTGTACACGTAGCAAAACATGGGAATCGAGCAGCCTCTAGCATGTCAGGCTCAGCAGATGTATTAGAAGCTTTAGGTGTCAATATTATGAGTTCACCAGAACGTAGTAAAGAAATATTAGATGAAGTTGGTATTTGTTTCTTATTTGCTCAAAAATATCATTTAGCAATGAAATATGTTGCTAAAATCCGTAAAGAATTAAAATTCAGAACCATCTTTAATATCTTAGGACCATTATCAAATCCAGCCGGAGCAACTATGCAAGTAATGGGAGTCTATGATGAAAGCTTAGTCAAACCACTTGCAAAAGTATTATGTAACCTAGGTGTTAAAAGAGCAATGGTAGTATATGGACAAGACAAACTAGATGAAATATCAATGTGTGCAAAAACGACAGTATGCGAAGTAAAAGATGGAACCTATACTTATTATGAAATAGAACCAGAAGACTTTGGTTATCAAACATGTCAAAAAGATGCTTTATTAGGAGGAAGTCCAGGAGTAAATGCAAGCATTGCACTAAGCGTATTAAATGGAGAACCAGGTAGTTGTCGACAAGCAGTTTGCTTAAATGCAGGGGCAGGATTGTATGTTGCTGGAAAGACAGACACTTTAGAGGCAGGAGTTCGTTTGGCAGAACAGCTTATTGATAGTAATAGTGCATTCTTAAAGTTACAACAATTTATAAAAGCAACCAATGAGGAATGTTAG